In Bacillus sp. FJAT-45037, the following are encoded in one genomic region:
- the mdh gene encoding malate dehydrogenase, which translates to MAIKRRKISVIGAGFTGATTALMVAQKELGDVVLVDIPQLEGPTKGKALDMLESTPVQGVDSNISGTSNYEDTKDSDVVVITAGIARKPGMSRDDLVSTNAGIMKAVTKEVVKHSPNCYIIVLTNPADAMTYTVYKESGFPKNRVIGQSGVLDTARFRTFVAQELNLSVEDITGFVLGGHGDDMVPLIRYSAAGGVPLEKLISKERIDEIVERTRKGGGEIVGLLGNGSAYYAPAAALAQMVEAIIKDKKRVIPTIAYLEGEYGYEDLYAGVPTILGGDGIEKIIELDLTDAEKEALAKSVQSIRNVMEALPPNE; encoded by the coding sequence ATGGCGATTAAACGTAGAAAGATATCAGTAATTGGAGCAGGTTTTACAGGGGCAACAACCGCATTAATGGTTGCTCAAAAGGAATTAGGAGACGTCGTACTAGTTGATATCCCACAATTAGAGGGGCCAACAAAAGGAAAAGCATTAGATATGCTTGAATCAACTCCTGTTCAAGGTGTAGATTCAAACATTTCTGGCACGTCGAACTATGAAGATACGAAAGATTCTGATGTTGTTGTTATTACAGCAGGTATTGCTCGTAAGCCTGGTATGAGCCGTGATGACTTAGTTAGCACAAATGCTGGGATTATGAAAGCTGTAACGAAAGAAGTGGTTAAACACTCTCCTAACTGTTACATCATCGTCTTAACAAATCCTGCAGATGCGATGACATACACTGTCTATAAAGAATCTGGATTCCCTAAAAATCGTGTAATCGGTCAATCTGGTGTGCTTGATACGGCTCGTTTCCGTACATTCGTTGCTCAAGAATTGAATCTTTCAGTAGAAGATATTACTGGTTTTGTTCTTGGCGGTCACGGTGATGATATGGTGCCTCTAATCCGTTACTCTGCAGCAGGCGGTGTGCCACTTGAGAAGTTAATTTCAAAAGAGCGTATTGATGAAATTGTAGAGCGTACGCGTAAAGGTGGCGGTGAGATTGTTGGGCTACTAGGTAATGGTAGTGCATACTATGCTCCAGCTGCTGCACTTGCGCAAATGGTGGAAGCGATCATTAAGGATAAGAAACGTGTTATCCCAACAATCGCATATCTAGAAGGCGAGTATGGGTATGAAGATCTTTATGCAGGAGTTCCAACGATTCTGGGTGGAGATGGAATAGAGAAGATCATTGAGTTAGATTTAACAGATGCTGAAAAAGAAGCATTAGCAAAATCCGTTCAATCCATACGCAACGTAATGGAAGCTTTACCGCCAAACGAATAA
- the pnpS gene encoding two-component system histidine kinase PnpS, which produces MHKLKFRLVFAILSVTLFVMASLGLVIGQVYGNIYENHLTDRLEKEAELVALTLGSFEDSQSELQQYAVKVSERLDARVTIIAEDGTVIGESATNNPSQLENHNDRPEIIAVKEGHQRAEVRVSDTVNQELLYYAVSYELSNGETGYLRLGMETKTINKLNETIWWILLISFTIAFTVIGTITYRIANEMIRPIENASEVAIELAEGNFQARTFEGKQDEVGKLTRSMNVLAYNLEQITKRHEAQQERLETLIDNMASGLIFINPRGDISLINQMCHDIFEANADIWMNQLYHEVLPSKELVKVVQTIFITENRHQEQIQLLVGLDVKHFDVHAAPILSEHGRMKGIALVLHDITELKKLEQVRKDFVANVSHELKTPITSIRGFSETLLDGAMHDPTYSEKFLKIIYNESERLQSLIQDLLELSKLEQHYFSLNWGSADFATVVEEGVELLRHKAEEKNIVLHLTCESPLVMDGDKERLKQVVINLIGNAINYTPQEGKIDVHVTGDEKYIRLMVQDNGIGIEQSELPRIFERFYRVDRARSRNSGGTGLGLAIVKHLVEAHHGKIAVESKPGQGTVFTIAFLRTRNKEWG; this is translated from the coding sequence ATGCATAAGCTAAAGTTTAGACTTGTTTTTGCCATATTAAGTGTGACTCTTTTTGTTATGGCTAGCCTCGGACTTGTGATCGGACAGGTTTATGGAAATATCTATGAGAACCACTTAACCGATCGTCTTGAAAAAGAAGCAGAGCTTGTAGCTTTAACACTTGGATCTTTTGAAGACAGCCAATCAGAACTTCAGCAGTATGCTGTAAAAGTTAGTGAACGATTGGATGCAAGAGTAACAATCATTGCAGAAGACGGAACGGTGATTGGAGAATCTGCTACCAATAATCCTAGTCAATTAGAGAATCATAACGATCGTCCTGAGATTATAGCGGTTAAAGAAGGACATCAAAGAGCAGAGGTACGAGTTAGTGATACGGTCAACCAAGAATTACTCTATTATGCGGTGTCATATGAACTTAGTAACGGAGAGACCGGTTACCTTCGTCTTGGAATGGAAACAAAAACGATAAATAAATTAAATGAAACGATTTGGTGGATTCTTCTTATTAGCTTCACCATTGCCTTTACGGTTATCGGAACGATCACTTATCGAATTGCTAATGAAATGATTCGACCCATTGAGAATGCATCTGAAGTCGCGATTGAACTTGCGGAAGGGAATTTTCAAGCGAGAACATTTGAAGGGAAACAAGATGAAGTGGGTAAACTCACAAGATCAATGAATGTATTAGCATACAATCTTGAACAGATCACTAAACGTCATGAAGCTCAACAAGAACGCCTCGAAACTTTAATTGATAACATGGCGAGTGGCTTGATTTTTATTAATCCCAGAGGCGATATTTCGTTAATTAATCAAATGTGTCATGATATTTTTGAAGCAAATGCCGATATTTGGATGAATCAGTTGTATCATGAAGTGCTCCCTTCTAAAGAACTGGTGAAGGTGGTCCAGACGATTTTCATTACGGAAAATAGACATCAAGAACAAATTCAACTTTTAGTAGGGCTTGATGTGAAACACTTTGATGTGCATGCAGCCCCTATTTTAAGTGAACATGGAAGAATGAAGGGAATTGCTCTTGTTTTGCATGATATCACTGAGTTGAAAAAGCTAGAGCAAGTTCGTAAAGATTTCGTCGCCAATGTCTCCCATGAATTAAAAACACCAATTACTTCGATAAGAGGTTTTTCAGAGACACTACTTGATGGAGCTATGCATGACCCGACATACTCAGAGAAATTCCTAAAAATTATTTATAATGAAAGTGAAAGATTACAAAGTTTAATTCAAGACTTATTGGAACTATCTAAGCTAGAACAGCATTATTTCAGCTTGAATTGGGGAAGCGCGGATTTTGCGACAGTAGTCGAAGAAGGTGTCGAGCTGCTTCGACATAAAGCCGAAGAAAAAAATATCGTTCTTCATCTAACTTGTGAAAGCCCGTTAGTGATGGATGGTGATAAAGAACGTTTAAAGCAAGTTGTCATTAATTTAATTGGCAATGCGATTAATTACACCCCTCAAGAAGGAAAAATTGACGTTCACGTGACGGGCGATGAAAAGTATATTCGATTAATGGTTCAAGATAACGGGATTGGAATTGAGCAATCGGAGTTACCAAGAATATTCGAACGGTTTTATCGAGTCGATCGCGCCCGTAGTCGCAATTCGGGAGGAACAGGGTTAGGCTTAGCTATCGTCAAGCATCTTGTGGAAGCTCATCACGGGAAAATAGCCGTGGAAAGTAAGCCTGGACAAGGGACGGTGTTTACGATTGCATTTTTACGCACTCGAAACAAAGAGTGGGGCTAA
- the hflK gene encoding FtsH protease activity modulator HflK, giving the protein MTIKQLVVGFVSMIGIAILGLFLVTGWYIVDESEQAALITFGKVDETVTEPGLKFKMPWPIQRVEILSRGTYNLQVGYSEQDGEVVEFTNEAKMITGDENILFADLAVQWRITDPEQYLYSTEDARALLYSATSAALRGVIGSSGIDEALTDQRPEIEARVFENLIELLEVYQIGISIQDVKLQDVELPTEEVRRAFTDVTDAREERLTKINEANKYRNQKMNEAEGEKDAIISRAEGTKVERIERARGDAALFDSIYSEYVVNPEVTRQRLVLETLDRVLPDTEIYIMDSNSDTVNYLPIRPIERRPEAAEGGSN; this is encoded by the coding sequence ATGACAATTAAACAATTAGTTGTTGGGTTTGTCTCGATGATTGGTATCGCGATACTTGGGTTATTCCTTGTTACAGGCTGGTACATAGTCGATGAATCCGAGCAAGCTGCACTAATCACATTTGGGAAAGTGGATGAGACAGTGACAGAGCCAGGTCTGAAATTTAAAATGCCTTGGCCGATTCAACGCGTTGAAATTTTATCAAGAGGTACTTACAATCTTCAAGTAGGTTACAGTGAACAAGACGGAGAAGTCGTTGAATTCACGAATGAAGCCAAGATGATTACTGGAGATGAAAATATTCTTTTTGCTGATTTGGCTGTTCAATGGAGAATCACAGATCCAGAGCAATATTTATATAGCACAGAAGATGCAAGAGCCCTGCTATATAGTGCGACTTCAGCAGCGTTACGTGGAGTGATTGGTAGTTCTGGTATTGACGAGGCTCTAACGGATCAACGGCCTGAAATTGAAGCGAGAGTGTTTGAAAATCTAATTGAACTACTAGAAGTGTACCAAATCGGAATTAGTATACAAGATGTAAAATTACAAGATGTAGAGCTACCGACGGAGGAAGTTCGTCGTGCATTTACCGACGTAACAGATGCCCGTGAGGAACGTTTAACGAAGATTAATGAAGCGAACAAATACAGAAATCAGAAGATGAACGAAGCTGAAGGGGAAAAGGATGCAATCATTTCCCGAGCGGAAGGAACAAAAGTTGAGAGAATTGAGCGTGCAAGAGGGGACGCAGCATTGTTTGATTCAATCTATAGTGAATATGTAGTCAACCCAGAGGTAACCCGTCAACGTCTTGTGCTTGAAACGCTTGACCGAGTTCTACCTGATACGGAAATCTATATTATGGATAGTAACAGTGATACGGTAAACTACTTGCCAATCCGTCCAATTGAACGACGCCCAGAAGCGGCAGAAGGAGGGAGTAACTAA
- a CDS encoding response regulator transcription factor produces MAQRILVVDDEESIATLLQFNLEQSGFEVAVASDGEEGLNLAKNEPFDLIVLDLMLPKMDGLDVCKQLRQLKKMTPILMLTAKDDEFDKVLGLELGADDYMTKPFSPREVVARVRAILRRSQQVSEVTTATLEEQPTHESVISIGDVDIYPDNYEVQVSKKTLDLTPKEFELFLYLANHKGRVLTRDQLLNAVWNYEFVGDTRIVDVHISHLREKIEPNTKKPIYIKTIRGLGYKLEEPHINA; encoded by the coding sequence ATGGCACAACGTATTTTAGTAGTTGATGATGAAGAGTCTATTGCAACATTATTACAATTTAATTTAGAGCAGTCAGGGTTTGAAGTAGCTGTCGCCTCAGATGGCGAAGAAGGTTTAAACTTAGCTAAAAATGAACCATTTGATTTAATAGTGCTTGACCTCATGTTACCGAAAATGGACGGATTAGATGTTTGTAAGCAACTAAGGCAGCTGAAAAAAATGACGCCGATCTTAATGCTAACTGCTAAAGATGACGAATTTGATAAAGTACTAGGTTTAGAGCTTGGAGCAGACGATTATATGACAAAACCATTTAGCCCAAGAGAAGTCGTTGCTAGGGTGAGAGCGATATTAAGGCGATCACAACAGGTATCAGAAGTGACGACCGCGACATTAGAAGAACAACCAACTCATGAAAGTGTCATCTCAATTGGAGATGTAGACATATACCCAGATAATTATGAAGTGCAAGTAAGCAAAAAGACTTTAGACCTAACGCCTAAGGAATTTGAATTATTCCTTTATTTGGCTAATCATAAAGGTCGCGTATTAACGAGAGACCAACTCCTAAATGCTGTTTGGAATTATGAGTTTGTTGGGGATACGCGAATTGTTGATGTCCATATTAGTCATCTTAGAGAGAAAATTGAACCAAATACTAAGAAGCCGATTTACATTAAAACCATTAGAGGTTTAGGCTACAAGTTAGAAGAGCCGCATATCAATGCATAA